CTCGTGTGGCAGAGCCGCGTCCGCCCGCTCCTGCTCATCTTCGAGAACCTTCACTGGATCGACGCCGAGACCCAGACGTTCCTCAACCGGCTCGTCGACGGTCTCCGGGGCACGCGCATCCTTCTGCTCGTGAGCTATCGGCCGGAGTATCGGCACGGCTGGGCGAGCCGGACCTACTACAACCAGGTCCGCCTGGATCCTCTGACCCCGCAATCGGCGGAAGAGCTGCTGGAGACGCTGCTCGGGCCGGGCTCCGACCTGGTGCCGCTCAAGGCCCTCCTCATCGAGCGCACCCAGGGCAATCCGTTCTTCCTCGAAGAGAGCGTGCGGACGCTGGTCGAGACGAAGATCGTGGTCGGCCAGCGGGGCGCGTTCCACCTGGCCCGGCCGCTGTCGAGCATCCGGGTGCCCGCCACGGTGCAGACGATGCTGGCCGCCCGCATCGATCGCCTCAGCGCGGAAGAGAAGAAGCTGCTCCAGACCGCGGCGGTGATCGGACGCGAGTTCTCCCTGCCGCTCCTCGAGGCCAGCATGCGCCCCGAGGGCGGCGATCTCGGCACGGGGATCGCCCGGCTGCAGTCGGCGGAGTTCCTGTACGAGAGCAGCCTGTTCCCGGAGATCGAGTACACCTTCAAGCACGTCCTCACGCAGGAGGTCGCGTACGACAGCCTGCTCATCGATCGGCGGCGCGCCCTCCACGCGCGCATCCTCGAGACCATCGAGGGCTTCTCCGCCGACCGGCTCGCCAGCGAGACCGAGCACCTGGCCCATCATGCGTTCCGGGGCGAGGTGTGGGACAAGGCGGCGCGGTATATGCGCCAGGCTGGGACGCGTTCCCTCGCCCGTTCGGCGAGCCGCGAAGCCGCCGCCTTTTTCGAGCAGGCGCTGGTCGCGCTCGAGCACCTGCCCGCCGATCACCCACGCATGGAAGAGGCCATCGACGTGCGGCTCGACCTTCGGCAGGCGCTGGTGCCCCTGGCGGAGCGCAGCCGCATCCTCGACCAGATGCAGAAGGCCGAGGCGATGGCCCGGACACTGGGCGATCAGCGTCGCCTCAGCTGGATCGCCTACGCCCTCGCGCACTACCACTATCTCTCGAACGACCAGGAGGAGACGGTGAAGGCCGGTCACCGTGCCCTCGAGCTGAGCGGTGGTACCGACGTGGCCCACGGCGTCGCCGTCAACCTCCTGCTCGGCTACTCGTTCCACATGACGGGTGACTACCGGCAGGCCGTCGCGGTGCTGCGGCGCAATGTGGACGTCCTCAGCGGTGATCGGGTCCGCGAGCGCTTCGGGCTGCCCATCTTTCCCACGTACCCCTCGGTCACCAGCCGGGAGCGCCTCGTGCGCTGCCTGGGCGAGCTCGGCGAGTTCGACGAGGCCATGCGCCTCGGCGAGGAAGCGCTGCGCCTGGCCGAGGAGCTCGACCACGCGCCGAGCTTCACCGCGATCTGCCTCGGGCTGGGCATGCTGCTGATGCGCCGGGAGGCCCTGGACCGCGCGATGCCGATCCTCGAGCGCGGGATGGACGTGGGCCGCCGCGGGAGCATCTACCTCTATGTCTTCTCCCTGATCGGCGCGGTCGGGCGGGTGCGGGCGTTGACCGGGCGGCTCGAAGAGGGCATCGGCATGATGACCGAGGTCGTGGAGGAAGCCGCGTCCAAGAACTCGCCGCTCGGTCAGGCGGTGCGGCTGGGATGGCTCGCCGAGGGGCACCTCGTGGCGGGCGATCTCGCGCGTGCCTGGCAGCGGGCGCAAGAGTCGCTGGAGTTCGCCCGGCGCTTTCACGAGAAGGGACAGGAGGTCTGGGCGCTGCACCTCCTGGGCGATGTGGCCGCGCGGCGCGAGCCCGCCGACCTCGACACGCCCGCCCGCCTCTACGAGGAGGCGATGGCCCTCGGGGCGAAGCTCGAGATGCGTCCCGCCCTCGCCCACTGTCGGCTCGGGCTGGGCGAGCTCCACGGGCGGGCCGGACGACACGACCTCGCCGAGCCGCACCTCGCCGCCGCGGCGGCGCTGTTCGGCGAGATGGGGATACCGAGCCTCCGGGACCGGGCGGCGCGCCAGCGACTCCGACTCCGCCCGGAATGAGGACCGAGCCGCTCTACCGGTGGCTCGTGCCCCGGGTGATCGAGCCTCTGGGCGCGCGACTCGGACATCCTCGCTGGACCACCGCGCGCCGGCTCGACGCCCTGCAGTGGGAAGCGGCCGACGCGCTCGACCGGCGAGCCGCGGCCGGCCTTCGGCCGCTCCTCGAGCATGCCGGGCGGCACGTGCCCTACTACCGCGACCTCTTCGCGCGCGTCGGCTTCGGGGCCGGCGACGTCCGGGGGATCGCCGACCTGTCCCGGCTCCCCGTCACGGGCAAGGCCGATCTTCGCGACGCGTTTCCGGCGAGGGCCACCGCCGAGAACATCCCCGAGAGCCGCCGGCAGCCGATGATGACGTCGGGCTCCACGGGGCTGCCCTTCCAGTTCTTCTGGGATCGCGCGGCGGTGCCCGCCATGGGCGGCACGGACTGGTTCTGGCTCGGCTGGGCGGGCACGGCGCCCTGGCACACGCGTCTCGTCCTCGCCAGCCCCGCGTACTTCTACGAGCGTCTGACGCCGCGCGGGCGGTGGTCGGCGCTTCGCACCCGGCTGATGCTCGGTGAGCGCATCGAGCGTCTCGCCGCCGATCGGACGTCGGCCGACGGCCTGCGCGCTGTCGTCGCACGTATCCGCCGGCGTGGTCCGTACTACCTTCGGGCCTACGCGGGCGCGCTGGCGGGGCTCGCCGTGCGGATCGAAGCCGAGGCCCGGCCTCTCGAGGCAGCGCCACGGGCGATCATCAGCTTCGCCGAAACCTTGACGCCCGCCGCGGCGGCGGTGATCGGGCGGGCGTTCCGCGCGCCCATCGCCAATTACTACTCCTGCTGGGAGGTGCCGCAGATCGCGCAGAGCTGCCCGGACGTGCCCCACGTGCTGCACGTGAACGCCGAGCGCGTGATCGTCCGAGTGGTCCGCGCCGATGGGAAGGACGCGGCGCCCGGGGAATCCGGCCGCGTCGTCGTCACGGACCTCGCCAACCTCGTCATGCCCTTCATCAACTACGCCACCGGCGACCAGGCGGTGGCGGGAGACCCTTGCTCATGCGGACGAGGATTGCCGACGCTGGCCCGCATCGAGGGCCGTGCCAGCGAGGTGATCCGCACGCCGGACGGCCGCGAGATCAGTGGCGTCGCGCTGGGCCAGTTCCTCGCGTTCGTGGCGGGAATCATCCCGTACGTGCGCGAGTATCAGGCCGTTCAGGGCGCGCCGGACGCCGTCTCGCTTCGAGTAGTCCCCACCCCGCGCTTCGACGACGTCTTCCGCGTCACCCTCGAGCGGGAGCTTGGGCGCTTCCTCGGCCCCGACATGACGGTGACGGTGGAGCCGGTGACGGAGATCCCCCTCGAGCCGTCGGGCAAACGGCTCATCATCAAGCCGCTCGCGGCGCCCACGGCCGCTCTCGCCGGCCGGTGAGCACGGCCGCGGAGGTGGGGCGGCGCCGCCCCGCTCCCTCGCTGTCCATCATCGTCCCCGCCTACAACGCCGAGCGCGAGATCGCCGAGTGCCTGGGCGCGCTGCGGGCGGCCGCGCCGCCCGACGCGGAGCTGATCGTGGTGGACGATGCGTCCATCGACGAGACGCCGGACGTCGCCAAGGCGGCGGGCG
This window of the Candidatus Methylomirabilota bacterium genome carries:
- a CDS encoding adenylate/guanylate cyclase domain-containing protein, encoding MALSRGAAPSTGPTAPAPTPAPPAPRPLPSRPAYQSPRAYTPAHLAERILGGRSALEGERKQVTVMFADLKGSMEVLAERDPEEARQILDPVLEAMMDAVHRYQGTVNQVMGDGIMALFGAPVAHEDHAVRAGYAALRMAESIAALAAEHERRFGFRAQIRVGMNSGEVVVRTIGSDLRMDYSAVGQTTHLAARMEQLAGPGSIFVTEAFTRLTESSLHFKPLGLVTVKGLAEPVDVFELVGAEPTRTRFQAAASRGLTRFVGRADELKMLQDALERAEARAGQVVAVIGEPGVGKSRLFHELVRSSQTQGWLVLETGSVSYGQKTAWMPVAELLRTYFQLDERADPADMREQVTARLVALDPSLADTLPALLWLLDLPVDDAVWAGLDPEQRRQVTMDAVRRVLVWQSRVRPLLLIFENLHWIDAETQTFLNRLVDGLRGTRILLLVSYRPEYRHGWASRTYYNQVRLDPLTPQSAEELLETLLGPGSDLVPLKALLIERTQGNPFFLEESVRTLVETKIVVGQRGAFHLARPLSSIRVPATVQTMLAARIDRLSAEEKKLLQTAAVIGREFSLPLLEASMRPEGGDLGTGIARLQSAEFLYESSLFPEIEYTFKHVLTQEVAYDSLLIDRRRALHARILETIEGFSADRLASETEHLAHHAFRGEVWDKAARYMRQAGTRSLARSASREAAAFFEQALVALEHLPADHPRMEEAIDVRLDLRQALVPLAERSRILDQMQKAEAMARTLGDQRRLSWIAYALAHYHYLSNDQEETVKAGHRALELSGGTDVAHGVAVNLLLGYSFHMTGDYRQAVAVLRRNVDVLSGDRVRERFGLPIFPTYPSVTSRERLVRCLGELGEFDEAMRLGEEALRLAEELDHAPSFTAICLGLGMLLMRREALDRAMPILERGMDVGRRGSIYLYVFSLIGAVGRVRALTGRLEEGIGMMTEVVEEAASKNSPLGQAVRLGWLAEGHLVAGDLARAWQRAQESLEFARRFHEKGQEVWALHLLGDVAARREPADLDTPARLYEEAMALGAKLEMRPALAHCRLGLGELHGRAGRHDLAEPHLAAAAALFGEMGIPSLRDRAARQRLRLRPE